A genomic window from Leishmania mexicana MHOM/GT/2001/U1103 complete genome, chromosome 14 includes:
- a CDS encoding putative phosphatidylserine synthase, with translation MHRGQDDRVADPEDQPAAGRGEGGPDGATPPSSSEKRGAGGDGSTNTCKKDPTLCLSPLTIQLTDHPLESVSSTHRTDRLLKPASPWARELDFSDRAYTPHTVFILVSILMSILLMLRYYYYPNMGVAAKVKVGLSAAAFVFIGFGAVHLPDSLMVRPHPAVWRAVLALGVLYLVFLTFMIFQDLETVRRIMGYYDASLWNKLPEHTYAQDCRMSTEEDPWFFVHTSFDVFILAHSLGYVIKMLILRDWRMVTAVSLGFEVVEVTFQHVLPNFSECWWDHIVLDVVICNAGGMLVGMWLLRQLNAKQYRWIALKEIPTAKGKAKRLLGQLGPRSFERYNWNIFQSPTRFSQVTVILLLMLLQELNCFTMKAILHMAPTHHIVTCRLALWALLATSCLRELYEYMTNPRIKRIGTTAWVAILGMGMETIWITKMAIEGQYFQDAVMPTHIAVPWMVAIAAFGIWLVLYFGVLSLEQRNRRRGAAYLLVNLFFYAAAVCVLALFLMGLPDLQIGRQAFESAMAPYERYIFLWR, from the coding sequence ATGCATCGGGGTCAGGATGACCGAGTGGCGGACCCCGAAGACCAGCCTGCGGCgggcaggggggagggcggtcCGGATGGTGCCACAcccccgtcgtcgtcggagaAACGCGGTGCCGGCGGTGACGGGAGTACTAACACGTGCAAGAAGGACCCCACGCTTTGCCTTTCCCCGCTGACCATTCAGTTGACGGATCACCCGCTTGAGTCTGTGTCGTCGACGCATCGGACGGACCGTCTGCTCAAGCCAGCCAGCCCGTGGGCGCGCGAGCTCGACTTTAGCGACCGCGCCTACACCCCCCATACTGTCTTCATACTAGTCAGCATTCTCATGTCCATCTTGCTCATGTTGCGCTACTACTATTACCCCAACAtgggggtggcggcgaagGTGAAGGTTGgcctctccgctgccgcctttgtTTTCATTGGCTTTGGTGCGGTACACCTTCCGGACTCCCTAATGGTACGCCCCCACCCGGCTGTGTGGCGCGCCGTCCTGGCGCTTGGGGTTCTCTATCTGGTGTTCCTCACCTTTATGATATTTCAGGACCTGGAGACGGTGCGGAGGATAATGGGCTACTACGATGCTTCCCTGTGGAATAAACTGCCAGAGCACACCTACGCGCAAGACTGCCGCATGAGCACCGAGGAGGACCCCTGGTTCTTTGTCCACACCTCCTTCGACGTCTTCATCCTCGCCCACTCGCTCGGCTACGTCATCAAGATGCTCATACTGCGGGACTGGCGCATGGTGACGGCCGTGTCGCTCGGCTTCGAGGTTGTGGAGGTGACGTTTCAGCACGTGCTGCCGAACTTCAGCGAGTGCTGGTGGGATCACATCGTACTCGATGTGGTGATCTGCAACGCGGGCGGGATGCTGGTAGGgatgtggctgctgcggcagctgaaCGCGAAGCAGTACAGGTGGATCGCTCTCAAGGAGATCCCAACCGCGAAGGGAAAGGCGAAGCGGCTCCTTGGGCAGCTGGGGCCGCGCAGCTTCGAGCGCTACAACTGGAACATCTTCCAGAGCCCGACCCGCTTCTCCCAGGTCACCGTCATCCtcctgctgatgctgctgcaggaacTGAACTGCTTCACGATGAAGGCAATCCTGCATATGGCGCCAACGCATCACATCGTGACGTGTCGACTGGCCCTGTGGGCGCTGCTCGCCACCTCGTGCCTGCGAGAGCTGTACGAGTACATGACAAACCCGCGCATCAAGCGCATCGGCACAACGGCGTGGGTGGCGATACTCGGCATGGGCATGGAGACCATATGGATCACGAAGATGGCCATCGAGGGACAATACTTCCAAGACGCAGTCATGCCTACCCACATCGCGGTACCTTGGATggtcgccatcgccgcgtTTGGGATTTGGCTGGTCTTGTACTTTGGTGTCTTGTCACTGGAGCAGCGCAATCGCCGTCGCGGTGCGGCGTACTTACTCGTGAACCTCTTCTTCTacgcggctgccgtgtgtgtgctggcgctgttCCTGATGGGTCTGCCCGATCTGCAGATTGGTCGGCAGGCGTTCGagtcggcgatggcgccgtaCGAGCGGTACATCTTCCTTTGGCGCTAG